DNA sequence from the Helicobacter sp. MIT 05-5293 genome:
CATACCACCAAATGCACCGATAATAGAAACAGGGATAGCAATCACAGGGATAATTGTCGCACGGAAATTTTGTAAGAAGAAGTAAATGATGATTACTACTAGCACAATAGCTTCAATGAAAGTTTTGACAACTTCTTTGATTGATATTTTTACAAATTCTGTTGAATCTTTGGCGATTCTGTATTGCATACCTTCGGGGAAATCTTTTGCAAGCTCTTGCATTCTTTTTTCGACATTTTCAGCCACATCAAGGGCATTTGCCCCGGGCTGGAGATTGATACCAAATGCAGAGGCGGGTTTGCCGTTAAATTTTGGGCTTACGCTGTAATCTTTTGCCCCTAGCTCGATTCTCGCGACATTTTTCAATCGGAGAGATGAGCCATCGGGATTAGCGCGTAAAATGATATTGCCAAATTCTTCAGGACTTACGAATCGTCCTTGCGTCGTTACCGTGTAGGTAAAAACCAAATCATTTCTGACAGGCTCTTGTCCAAAATAACCTACTGCAAATTGGGAGTTTTGCTCTGTGATGAGGTTTGCAACTTCAGCGGGTGTAATGTTGTTTGCAGAAAGCTTGTCAATATCGAGCCAAATCCGCATAGAGTAGTCTTTTTGTCCAAAATTTGTTATATCACCTACACCTGGCACTCTTTTAAGCTCATTGATAACATTGAGGATTCCATAATTTGCGACGAAAATTTCATCATGCGCTGGGTTTTCTGATAGTAGGGCATAAACGGTAAGAATGGTAGAAGATCTTTTGCGCACCGTTACACCGAGCCTTTGGACTTCATAGGGAAGCTGGCTCAAGGCGGACTGCACGCGGTTATTGACATTGACGGTTGCCATATCAGGATCGGTGTCATTAGAAAAATACACATTGATACTAAGACTTCCTGCTGATGAAGAGGAGCTTTGCATATAAAGCATACCTTCCACACCATTGATAGAATCTTCTAACACGCTTGCTACGGTGTTTGCAATAACCTCTGCACTTGCACCATTATAAGTCGCTTGCACAACCACTTGCACAGGCACTACTTGAGGATATTCTTCTACAGGTAAAACCCATATAGAGATTGTCCCTACAAGTGTGATGATGATAGAAATCACCATCGCAAACACAGGGCGATTAATAAAGAATTTAGAAATCATCTTTTCCCCCTATTGTGCCTGCTGATTTTTTGTTTGAGAGTCGCTTTTTTGATTGTCATTTTTAGTGTTTGGGTTGGAGTTTGCATTGACTACGCCCATTCCTGCACGAAGTTTGGATAAACCACTTGTGATAAGAATATCTCCAGATTTTAATCCACTCATTACGAGAATCTGGTTGTTTTTGAGTGATTGTCCTAATGTAACGCGTGCAGTAGCGGCTTTACCATCTTGTGCGACAAAGACATAGCTTCCTTGTGCATCTTGCATCAATGCACTTTGCGGAATTGCTATTCCATTTTGAGCTTCAAAACCTTGTAATCGCACACGAACAAATTCATTAGGCAAAAGCTTATAGTCGTTGTTATCGACAATTGCGCGTGCTTTGATTGAAAGGGTTTGGGGATCTAAAACACTATCAAGAAAATCCATTTTCCCTATATGATCATATTTTTTGCCATTGCCCAATATGAATTCTACTTGGATATTTTCTTTATTTAGCCCTCTCATATAATAAAAGTCATTGTTAGGGATAGAAAATTCTGCATAAATAGGACTTAGCTGCGTGATAGTAGTCAAAATATCATTGCCCCCGCTTCTGCCCACGAGCGCGCCTACATCGTAATTCCTCATACTTGTGCGCCCGGTAAAATCAGCCGTTACATCGGTATAGCCTAAATCAATCAGGGCATCATCAAGAGCAGCTTTAGTATTGGCGAGATTGGCTTGAGCAGATTGATAGTTATACAAAGATTCGTCATGTTGATCTATGGTATAAACCCCTTGTTTGTAGAGTTTATCTACCCTTTTCCAGTCTTTTGTTGCTTTAGTGAGGTTGGCTTGGGCATTTGCATATTGTGCTTTTGCCATATCAACTTTGGTGATGTAACGCGTAGGGTCAATCTTAAAGAGTTTATCCCCTTGTTGGACAATATCCCCTTCCCTAAAATACTTTTCTGTCAATGTGCCTTCTACCCGTGCATAAACATTTGCGCTTTGAAGACTTTTAAGTTTTGCAGGATATTCAAAGCTAAGATTCACTGCTTGCGGGGTAACCTTTTGCATTGATACAGGAAGACTCATATTTGCATTTTGAGATTGTTGGTTTGATTTGCAACCTGCAAAAATTATCATAAAAGCTACTAAAGTTAAAAGTAGATTTTTCATCGTTTCTCCTTGTGCAATTTGCTTATTTGTAATATAAAAACTCTTGATAAGTGTTTTTAAGGACTTGAGAGATGTTATAAAAACACATTGAAAACAATATTTTGGGGTGTGCAAAGGCAGAATATCCTTCAACCAAATGCTCACAAAGGGCTTCTGATATTTAAAATTAAAGAGAAGTGGCGATAAAACATTTATTAGATAAAAGCCTTATGCTCACCCGTATTTTAAATCTGTTTTGCAATCATAAGACCCTGACTATTTAAAAATAGTTGTATATACACCTTAATATATATCGTAAAATAATACAAAATTTTAGGTAAATAAATTTCAAGATTTGGTAGAGAATTATAATATAAAGTTACCTTTAAAGGATTTTTAGAAGATGGACTTTAATATTCTTTTAAGGTTTGAAAGATTTAAATTTATTTTTTGGTGGGTGGATTTTTTGGCTCTTCTACTTGACAATATTTTTCTTGATAAGACAATAATCGCAGGTTAGTGCGATTAAGTTGATAATTTTTATCGAACTTTTTACGCACAATTTGTTCAATGATATTTAAATTCGGTGCATTTTCTTTGCCGGCAAATATATCAAGCACTAAGCCATAAAGTTGGATATTTGATGCAAGGTAGTCAAAGATTCTGTCGCGATCTTGCATAAAGATTTGCTGATTTTTCTTATATTTTTGGAGCTTTAAAATAATGCGGTTAAAAACCCTTTGCACCAAATGCGGTTTAAGATATGGGCGCAAAATATCAGGAAGCGTATCAAGTAATGATTCTAAACGATCTTTTTCCATAAACAAAATGACAGAAATCAGTGTGATGATTTGTTTGGTATCATTGTTTAAAGAACGCATCTCAAACCATAGCCACATACGCTTAATAATGCTGTAATGATAAGATTCTAACTGCATGGGATTAATCTTGCATGATTTGATCGTTGCAAATTTCTGTGCCAATGCCTTGTGTGGTGAAAAGCTCTAGCAACAAAGAATGTTCCACACGCCCATCAATGATGTGAGCCTTTTGGACACCATTTTGGACGCAATCCACACAAGCTTGGAGTTTGGGAATCATTCCTCCATATATGACACCATTATTTTGCAAAGTCTGAATCTCTGTGGGAGTGAGCGAAGAAAACAGATTCCCTTCAGAATCAAGCACACCTTGAATATCACTAAGAAAAACAATCTTTTGTGCCTTGAGTGCTTTGGCGATTTCACAAGCGGCAATGTCGGCGTTAATATTATAGCCCGGGTGTCCGGAGCTTTCACCCGTAGCAATAGGAGCGATAATAGGCACAAAATTATCATTGATGATATTATGTAAAAATTCGGGATTGACTTTTGTGATATGTCCGGTATAGCCAAATTTGCCATTATCTTTTGCCACTGCTTCAAGTAAATGTGCATCTTTGCCGCTTACACCGACTGCCTTTGCTCCGTGAAAATTCAAAAAAGCGGTAAGCTCTTTATTGATTTCTCCACTAAGCACCATTTCAACAATCTTCATAGAATCTAGACAAGTAACACGATAGCCATCGACAAATTCACTTTTGATATTGAGCGTTTCAAGCATTTGTGTGATGCGTTTGCCTCCACCATGTATGATAACAGGCTTTAGTCCTAACATATACATCATTACAATATCAAGTGCAAATTTTTCCTTTAGTTCAGGATTGATTTGTGCCGCACCGCCATATTTAATCACGATAACTTGCCCGCGAAAGATTCGGATAAATGGTAGAGAATCGAGCAATATTTGAACAACTTTGGCATTTTTTCGCATATTTTTGTCCTCTAAAAATAAAATTGATGTTATTATATCCAAATACTCTCAAAATCAAACCATAAAGGAATTTGAAATGAAAATAGTCATACTTGATGCAGACACATTGGGAAAATGCGATTTAGGCGAGATTGAAAAGCTTGGTTCTTTGACAATCTATCCTTCCACAAAACGAGAACAAACACTTGAGCGATGTCAAGGTGCAGAAATTGTCATCACAAATAAAGTCGTTTTGGACAAAGAGATTCTCTCTGAATTACCAGATTTGAAGCTTATTTGTATCAGTGCTACGGGTATGAATAATGTGGATTTGGTGTATGCGAAAGAACGAGGTATTGCGGTAAAAAATGTCGCGGGATACTCGACAACATCAGTCGCTCAACACACACTCACTATGGCATTATCGCTGCTTGCTCAAATCGGTTATTACGATGATTATTGTAAAAGCGGACAATGGTGTAAAAGTGAAATCTTTGTGCATATCAATGAGGGATTACGCGAGATTGAAGGCTTGAAATGGGGGATTATTGGCTTAGGAAGCATTGGCAAACGCGTTGCGCAAATCGTGAGTTGTTTTGGAGCAAAGGTGCATTATTATTCTACAAGTGGGAAAAATAATGACAGCACTTATACGCAACAAAGTCTGAAAGAGCTTTTATCGACCAATGATATTATTTCGATTCATGCTCCGCTTAACGACCAGACAAAGAATCTGCTTAATCGTGAGAATCTACCATTATTAAAGCCTCAAGCGATTTTGATTAATGTCGGTCGTGGCGGTATTGTCAATGAAGCAGACATAGCGGAGATTCTTAAAACTAAAGAAATGTATTTTGCAACAGATGTTTTAGAATCTGAACCCATGAAGCCTAATCACCCTTTGCTTGATACTTCTATCGCCCATAAGCTACTCCTTACACCGCATGTCGCTTGGGCGTATGATAATGCAAGGGAAAGGTTACTCAAACTTTTGGCTCAAAATATTCGCGATTTTATCGGCTAAATCAAGCGTTTTAGTGTGAGAGAATCTATTTGTAAGTCTTTTGTTTGTGCTATAATGCGCGTGATTTTTTAAAAAGGAGTTTTTATGCCATTACTTGATAGTTTTAAGGTTGATCATACAAAGATGCCAGCCCCAGCAGTGAGGCTTGCGAAGGTGATGGAAACACCTAAAGGAGATAAGATTAGCGTGTTTGATTTGCGTTTTTGTGTGCCAAATCAGGAGATTCTCTCTGAAAAAGGCATTCACACCTTAGAGCATCTCTTTGCAGGTTTTATGCGGGATCATTTGAATGATGCTCAAGCCGAGATTATTGATATTTCGCCAATGGGTTGTCGGACAGGATTCTATATGAGTGTGATTGGCACACCTAGTGATGATAGTGTCCTTAGGGCATGGGAAGCAAGTATGAATGATATTTTAAATGCTCAAGCAATCCCCGAAGCAAATCCTCTTCAATGTGGCACTTGTGTGATGCACTCTTTGGACGAGGCAAAAAGTATTGCTCAAAATGTTCTTCAACGCGGTATTAGTATTATGGATACACAAAAGTTACTTTTAAAAGAGTTCCAAGCCTAAATCACTAAATCATTTGAGAATCTGCGCTATTGGCATAGATTCTCAATTTTCCATTGTCTTAATTATCTCATTAAATCAGCAAATCTTATTGCTTTGTCGCCAAATTTTCATCTCTTTTGCTTTTTGAATCAAATCTTCTCTAAAATCAGGGTGCGCCACAGAGATGATTGCTTCGCATTTTTCCCATGTAGATAAGCCTTTGAGATTTACTTTGCCGTATTCGGTAACAAGATAATGCACATTAGCTCTTGTAGCTGTAACAATACTTCCCTCACGCAAAGTGGGTAAGATTCTGGATTTGATTGTGCCGTCTTTGGATTTGATTGTCGAAGAGCAGCAAATAAAGCTTTTGCCATGCTTTGATAAATACGCTCCCAATACGAAATCAAGCTGTCCGCCTGCTCCGCTGATATGACGTGTCCCCGAAGATTCTGAATTGACTTGTCCAAACAAATCAATATCTACGGCATTGTTTATAGAGATGAAATTATCCAAAGCCGAGATTGTGCGTATATCATTTGTATAATCCACAGGTGCGCTCATACACTCGGGATTATTATTTAGAAAGTCATAAAGTTTTTTTGTTCCCATAGCAAAAGAATAGGTTTGTTTGCCTTGATTGATATTTTTCTTACTACCGGTAACTTTTCCTGCAAGTGTCATTTCTACAAACGCATCGACATACACTTCAGTATGCACTCCTAAATCTTTTAAGTCTGATTGTGCGATAAAAGAGCCTACGGCATTAGGCATACCACCGATACCGAGCTGTATGCACGCTCCATTAGAGATTTCTTCGACAATCAACTTTGCGACTGCTTTATCGACATCGGTAATTTCAGCAGATGGCACTTCAATCAAAGGAGGATTATCCCCTTGAACGATAAAATCTACTTCTGAAATATGCACATCTGTGCCAAATCCACCGAGACAACGAGGCATATTTTCATTGACTTCAACAATCACGGTCTTTGCTTCTTGAATACAAGCAGATAAGTGTGAGGCACTAAGTCCGAAGTTAAAATATCCGTGTTTATCCATAGGAGTAACTTGTATAATGACTACATTAGGCGTAGCAGAGATTTCTTTGTAGTAACGAGGAAGTTCAGAATAACGCATAGGTATATAGAATCCCAATCCTTGCTCAATCAATTTTCTGCCGATGCCACTAGCATGCCAAGTGTGCCATGAGCAATGCTCCCCTTTGGTATCGACTTTGAAGACTTCAGGCATTTGCACTAAGATTCCTCCGCGAATCTTCACATCATTGAGTTCTTTAATACGCAAACTTAATGCCTTATCCATTGCCACAGGAGCAGTGATCGCCCAACCATAATCAACCCAATCACCCGATTTTATCACACTTGCAGCATTGTCTGCACTTGTGAGCTTTTCTTGATACATTTTTTGTATATCCATTGTCAAACACCTTTAATTAAATTTAGAATCTTTGGTCGATAATCAGATGAAATTATCTGCTTTTGTTGTATTATGAGTGTTTATTCTAACATTGAATGGAGAAAATTGTTTTGAACAATTTTTGTTTTCTTTAGACAATTTTTAGTCATAAATGTTATAATTGAACAAAAAATGTGCAATTTATAAGGAAAAATATCTTTGGATACTTTAGACAAGCTGATTATGATTTATCAACGTTCAGGTTTAAGCGTGTCGCGCTTTGCTTCTATTATTGGTAAAGATAGGCGCACTTTGACTTCTTGGATTGATAAAAGTGTGTGCAAAGATCCCCCCAAAGAAGTGTTAGAATCTATCACACGATTTTTTCGTTATTCGGAGCGCGTGTGGGACCAAGAATGTGATAAAGATGAATTTTTAGCCTTACTTGAGCATATTCCTCAAAGTGAAATAAAAATCATTGATAAAGGCTATGAAGGTGGTTTGGAATATATTTTAGAAAAGGAATACGATCGGCGGTTTGTGATACACTCGCGTTTTCCTGGTCCAGCATATCGTGATAAAATTGTTACTTTTCCCTACAAATTTGGTAATTCACCTCAAGCAGTGGCATTGCGAAAAAGACGTTGTGAACATATCCTTGATTATGGTTTTGAAAGTGTGGAGTGGTATTCGATTGAATCGCTCTTGCATTTTGCTTTTTCACCCATTGGGAATTTTTACACGACTTCGCAAAAGATTGCAGTTTTAGACTTGATGTTAAAGACTTTCGAGGATAATTACAACAAAAGCCTTTATTTTTTTGATTCACAAACGACAAAAGTTTCAGGTATTGATACGATTTATATGTCGATTAACCCAAAAGCACATATTATGTTTTTTAAGATACCTATTGATTCGTTGATTGTAGAGATTACTAATAAAATGCTTGTGTATAGAATTCACAAGCATTTTACCACGCCCTCTAGCGCGCCTAAACATATCCCTAAAGATGACGCGCCTAAGATTCTATCAATCCTCAAAGATTGCATTCAAGAAGGAAAAGATATTGTCCATTTTTGTAAAAATATCAAACGCCAAACACCATTTTTACCGATATTTTCGTGTAACCTCTCTGTAGAGCTGCATCATTTGATTTGATATTGTCATTTGTTATGCTCTTGTTTAACTAGGAGATTCTGTGTTTGGCTCCTGAAGTAATTCATCATCAATCATGGTAGGTTTTGCATCTTCAGTATGAAGAGAGTTTTGAGAATCTATCGTATTTTGCTTTTTGATAATGATTAAAGGCATAATCTTGCTCCATTGTATGAAATTACCTATCCAATCCCCTCGCTCACCATAGATAGAATCTAATCGCACACGGAATAATAAAGGTTTTTGCAAAAAAGGAAGCCACACAATGGGGATTTGCCAAAAGATGAGAATATGTTGTTTGTTGCGTTTAATAAGAATATCGTGAAAATCTTTGCGAGAAGTCTGGTGTAAAAATGAGCAAGTTTGAGAATCTAGCTCACTAGGTGAATTTGTATTGATATTATGCGACTCCCCCCCCCCCCGTAACTTTTGTATTGTTTCCTAGCAAGGATTGTAATACTTCATAATGAGGAAAGGTATTGACAAAAGAATATTCGATAATTGTAAGCTTCGCGTTAAGCTTAATGACGCTTCTTTGGGCAGGAGAAAGGATAGAATCTGTTGTCTCTTTCGCGTTAGTGATATTAAGAATCGTATAGTGTGCATCGTGATATTTGGACATAAAGGATAAAAACTCATTAAAAGATTCTTGATCATGCCTACGCGTGGTAACGAATAAAATATGTCGTGATTGGCGGATGTGTGATATGAGATTGTTAAATCTACGCCGCATCGTTTCTATAAAAAGAGGATATTGTGATGCAATACTGCGGTCTTTTCTGAATGTATGAATGGATACCATACCATTACGCATATCAGTGATATGCCTGCAGTGATTATTTGCATCAAAACCTTCTTTGTCTTGAATATCCACAAAAAATCCTTCAAAATCATTTGCAAGTAGATTCTGTATATCTTTAAGAGTATAACACATCATCCAATCAAACGGCGAGGCAAACTCCCGCAAACCGAATTTTTGCAGATAATGTGCTGCTATGCACGCATCTCCTAAGCTCACCGCCATATCGACATTAAGAAGTTCTTCTTGATGTTGTTTGCGGTATTGAGACAAAAGCCATTGATTGAAAGAGAGGTTTATTTTGTGGTAGAGAGCATTTCTAGCCTTGCGGCGATAACGCGCAATGGGAATCCAATGTGTGGTGATTTTGCTGATGTTTTGTAATGTCTTACTTTGAAAAGGCGTTTGCTCTTGCATTATTTAATCCTTCGTTTGGCAATGTAAGCAAGATTATAACAAATCTTGCTTACACCAAGCTATGGTTTAAATATATCCTGCTACTTTTGCAAGCACATATCCTACACAGCAAGAGCTGAATACTCCTAGAAGTCCGGGAATAATAAAACTATGATTGATGACAAATCGTCCAATATGTGTTGTGCCTGTGCGGTCAAATTGGATTGTCGCCAAGTCGCTAGGATAGGTTGGCAAAATGTAATATCCATAACAAGCTGCGGCAAATGCTACGATGATGCCGGGTTCTACACCGATACCTAGCGCAAGTGGCACAAATGCTGCAAGTGCTGCGGCTTGAGAATTGACGAATTTAGAAATGAGCAAAAGCATGATCGCATAAGTCCAAGGATACTCTTGCACCACGCCTCCAAGTGCAGTTTTCATCATTGGTGTATGCACGGCAAACATTGTATCTGCCATCCAAGAGATACCAAACACCGCTACAAGCGCAATCATACCAGATTTAAAGATTTCGTTGTTTGCGATTTTTTTCGCGTCTGTATTGGTAAATATCAAGATAAGCGCACCTGCAAGAAGCATAAATGCTTGAATCACATTTACCATTGAAATATAATCAATAGAAGGATTACCGAGTTTATCTTTTTGAGGGATTACTTGAATCTCTCCAGATTCTATGGCGGCTTTAAATTTACTCATTTCTTCGCCTTCTTTTTTCTTTTGGTCAAATCCGAGTTTGGCTATATCAACCACACCTTTGTTTTCACCATTAGGTGTCCATTTGATAGTTGTGTCTTCGTGGATTGTCGCTTCATAGGAGAGTTTTTGTCCCCAATTTGGTTTGACAGATTCAAAAGCACCAATCCCTGCCACAGCTATAATCGCACCTAAGAAAATCCACATTGCCACCCAATTGCTCTTAGGAAGCTTTACGCCGAGCAAAGTTTTTGAATCCCCATAGACATATTTTTTGAATTCAGGATCTTGAATTTTTCTTTGGAATTCTTCGTCTTTGTCTAAATCCTTGCCCCTAAACCAGCTAAAGATACCTATACAAAGCACCCCGACAAGTGTGCTAG
Encoded proteins:
- a CDS encoding efflux RND transporter periplasmic adaptor subunit, encoding MKNLLLTLVAFMIIFAGCKSNQQSQNANMSLPVSMQKVTPQAVNLSFEYPAKLKSLQSANVYARVEGTLTEKYFREGDIVQQGDKLFKIDPTRYITKVDMAKAQYANAQANLTKATKDWKRVDKLYKQGVYTIDQHDESLYNYQSAQANLANTKAALDDALIDLGYTDVTADFTGRTSMRNYDVGALVGRSGGNDILTTITQLSPIYAEFSIPNNDFYYMRGLNKENIQVEFILGNGKKYDHIGKMDFLDSVLDPQTLSIKARAIVDNNDYKLLPNEFVRVRLQGFEAQNGIAIPQSALMQDAQGSYVFVAQDGKAATARVTLGQSLKNNQILVMSGLKSGDILITSGLSKLRAGMGVVNANSNPNTKNDNQKSDSQTKNQQAQ
- the argB gene encoding acetylglutamate kinase yields the protein MRKNAKVVQILLDSLPFIRIFRGQVIVIKYGGAAQINPELKEKFALDIVMMYMLGLKPVIIHGGGKRITQMLETLNIKSEFVDGYRVTCLDSMKIVEMVLSGEINKELTAFLNFHGAKAVGVSGKDAHLLEAVAKDNGKFGYTGHITKVNPEFLHNIINDNFVPIIAPIATGESSGHPGYNINADIAACEIAKALKAQKIVFLSDIQGVLDSEGNLFSSLTPTEIQTLQNNGVIYGGMIPKLQACVDCVQNGVQKAHIIDGRVEHSLLLELFTTQGIGTEICNDQIMQD
- a CDS encoding D-2-hydroxyacid dehydrogenase — protein: MKIVILDADTLGKCDLGEIEKLGSLTIYPSTKREQTLERCQGAEIVITNKVVLDKEILSELPDLKLICISATGMNNVDLVYAKERGIAVKNVAGYSTTSVAQHTLTMALSLLAQIGYYDDYCKSGQWCKSEIFVHINEGLREIEGLKWGIIGLGSIGKRVAQIVSCFGAKVHYYSTSGKNNDSTYTQQSLKELLSTNDIISIHAPLNDQTKNLLNRENLPLLKPQAILINVGRGGIVNEADIAEILKTKEMYFATDVLESEPMKPNHPLLDTSIAHKLLLTPHVAWAYDNARERLLKLLAQNIRDFIG
- the luxS gene encoding S-ribosylhomocysteine lyase — encoded protein: MPLLDSFKVDHTKMPAPAVRLAKVMETPKGDKISVFDLRFCVPNQEILSEKGIHTLEHLFAGFMRDHLNDAQAEIIDISPMGCRTGFYMSVIGTPSDDSVLRAWEASMNDILNAQAIPEANPLQCGTCVMHSLDEAKSIAQNVLQRGISIMDTQKLLLKEFQA
- a CDS encoding butyryl-CoA:acetate CoA-transferase, with the translated sequence MDIQKMYQEKLTSADNAASVIKSGDWVDYGWAITAPVAMDKALSLRIKELNDVKIRGGILVQMPEVFKVDTKGEHCSWHTWHASGIGRKLIEQGLGFYIPMRYSELPRYYKEISATPNVVIIQVTPMDKHGYFNFGLSASHLSACIQEAKTVIVEVNENMPRCLGGFGTDVHISEVDFIVQGDNPPLIEVPSAEITDVDKAVAKLIVEEISNGACIQLGIGGMPNAVGSFIAQSDLKDLGVHTEVYVDAFVEMTLAGKVTGSKKNINQGKQTYSFAMGTKKLYDFLNNNPECMSAPVDYTNDIRTISALDNFISINNAVDIDLFGQVNSESSGTRHISGAGGQLDFVLGAYLSKHGKSFICCSSTIKSKDGTIKSRILPTLREGSIVTATRANVHYLVTEYGKVNLKGLSTWEKCEAIISVAHPDFREDLIQKAKEMKIWRQSNKIC
- a CDS encoding DUF1796 family putative cysteine peptidase, yielding MQEQTPFQSKTLQNISKITTHWIPIARYRRKARNALYHKINLSFNQWLLSQYRKQHQEELLNVDMAVSLGDACIAAHYLQKFGLREFASPFDWMMCYTLKDIQNLLANDFEGFFVDIQDKEGFDANNHCRHITDMRNGMVSIHTFRKDRSIASQYPLFIETMRRRFNNLISHIRQSRHILFVTTRRHDQESFNEFLSFMSKYHDAHYTILNITNAKETTDSILSPAQRSVIKLNAKLTIIEYSFVNTFPHYEVLQSLLGNNTKVTGGGGVA
- a CDS encoding anaerobic C4-dicarboxylate transporter → MNFLTSLPEGWQFAIQLIVVLVCLFYGARKGGIALGLLGGIGILMLVFCFHIKPGKPAIDVMLTILAVVVASATLQASGGLDVMLQIAERILRRNPKFLTILAPFVTCFLTILCGTGHVVYTIMPIIYDIAIKNGIRPERPMAAASVSSQMGIIASPVSVAVVSLTAMLLAADHKLAGFDGYINLLQITIPSTLVGVLCIGIFSWFRGKDLDKDEEFQRKIQDPEFKKYVYGDSKTLLGVKLPKSNWVAMWIFLGAIIAVAGIGAFESVKPNWGQKLSYEATIHEDTTIKWTPNGENKGVVDIAKLGFDQKKKEGEEMSKFKAAIESGEIQVIPQKDKLGNPSIDYISMVNVIQAFMLLAGALILIFTNTDAKKIANNEIFKSGMIALVAVFGISWMADTMFAVHTPMMKTALGGVVQEYPWTYAIMLLLISKFVNSQAAALAAFVPLALGIGVEPGIIVAFAAACYGYYILPTYPSDLATIQFDRTGTTHIGRFVINHSFIIPGLLGVFSSCCVGYVLAKVAGYI